From Eptesicus fuscus isolate TK198812 chromosome 22, DD_ASM_mEF_20220401, whole genome shotgun sequence, a single genomic window includes:
- the PLEKHO1 gene encoding pleckstrin homology domain-containing family O member 1 isoform X1, protein MMKKNNSSKRGPQDGNHQSALPDKVGWVRKFCGKGIFREIWKNRYVVLRGDQLYISEKEVKDEKNIQEVFDLSDYEKCEELRKSKSRSKKNHSKFTLAHSKQPGNTAPNLIFLAVSPEEKESWINALNSAITRAKNRILDEVTVEEDSYLAHPTRDRAKIQHSRRPPTRGHLMAVASTSTSDGMLTLDLIQEEDPSPEEPTSCAESFRVDLDKSVAQLAGSRRRADSDRIQPSSDRASGLPRPWEKPGKGATYTPQAPKKLTPTEKGRCASLEEILSQRDTAPACTLQLRAEEPPPRTPPHPGQLSRIQDLVARKLEKTQELLAEVQGLGDGKRKAKDPPRSPPDSESEQLLLKTERLLGEASSNWSQAKRVLQEVRELRDLYRQMDLQTPDSHLRQTAQHSQYRKSLM, encoded by the exons ATGATGAAGAAGAACAATTCCTCCAAGAGG GGGCCTCAGGATGGAAACCACCAGTCTGCGCTGCCCGACAAGGTCGGCTGGGTCCGGAAATTCTGCGGGAAAGGCATTTTCAGGGAGATTTGGAAAAACCGCTACGTGGTGCTGAGAGGGGACCAGCTCTACATCTCCGAGAAGGAG gtgaaagatgagaaaaatatccAGGAGGTGTTTGACCTGAGTGACTATGAGAAGTGTGAAGAGCTCCGGAAATCCAAGAGCAGGAGCAAGAAAAATCATAGCAAGTTCACTCTTGCCCACTCCAAACAGCCCGGCAACACG GCACCCAACCTGATCTTCCTGGCAGTGAGTCCAGAAGAGAAGGAATCGTGGATCAATGCCCTCAACTCTGCTATCACCCGGGCCAAGAACCGCATCCTGGATGAG GTCACGGTTGAAGAGGACAGCTATCTCGCCCACCCCACCCGAGACAGGGCAAAAATCCAGCACTCCCGCCGCCCACCAACTCGGGGACACCTAATGGCCGTG GCTTCCACCTCTACCTCAGATGGGATGCTGACCTTGGACCTGATCCAGGAGGAAGACCCCTCCCCTGAGGAACCAACCTCTTGTGCTGAGAGCTTCCGGGTCGACCTGGACAAGTCAGTGGCCCAGCTCGCAGGCAGCCGGCGGAGAGCGGACTCAGACCGGATCCAGCCCTCCTCAGACCGGGCAAGCGGCCTCCCTCGGCCTTGGGAAAAGCCAGGCAAGGGGGCCACCTACACCCCCCAGGCACCTAAGAAGCTGACCCCCACAGAGAAAGGCCGCTGTGCCTCCTTGGAGGAGATCCTGTCTCAGCGGGACACcgccccagcctgcaccctccaactGCGGGCCGAGgagcccccaccccgcacccccccccacccggggCAGCTGTCCCGGATCCAGGACCTGGTAGCAAGGAAACTGGAGAAGACTCAGGAGCTGCTGGCGGAGGTTCAGGGACTGGGAGATGGGAAGCGAAAGGCCAAGGACCCCCCTCGGTCTCCTCCCGATTCGGAGTCAGAGCAGCTGCTGCTGAAGACGGAGCGGCTGCTGGGAGAGGCGTCTTCGAATTGGAGCCAGGCGAAGAGGGTGCTGCAGGAGGTCAGGGAGCTGAGGGACCTCTACAGACAGATGGACCTGCAGACCCCCGACTCCCACCTCAGACAGACCGCCCAGCACAGTCAGTACCGGAAGAGCCTCATGTGA
- the PLEKHO1 gene encoding pleckstrin homology domain-containing family O member 1 isoform X3 has product MAVASTSTSDGMLTLDLIQEEDPSPEEPTSCAESFRVDLDKSVAQLAGSRRRADSDRIQPSSDRASGLPRPWEKPGKGATYTPQAPKKLTPTEKGRCASLEEILSQRDTAPACTLQLRAEEPPPRTPPHPGQLSRIQDLVARKLEKTQELLAEVQGLGDGKRKAKDPPRSPPDSESEQLLLKTERLLGEASSNWSQAKRVLQEVRELRDLYRQMDLQTPDSHLRQTAQHSQYRKSLM; this is encoded by the exons ATGGCCGTG GCTTCCACCTCTACCTCAGATGGGATGCTGACCTTGGACCTGATCCAGGAGGAAGACCCCTCCCCTGAGGAACCAACCTCTTGTGCTGAGAGCTTCCGGGTCGACCTGGACAAGTCAGTGGCCCAGCTCGCAGGCAGCCGGCGGAGAGCGGACTCAGACCGGATCCAGCCCTCCTCAGACCGGGCAAGCGGCCTCCCTCGGCCTTGGGAAAAGCCAGGCAAGGGGGCCACCTACACCCCCCAGGCACCTAAGAAGCTGACCCCCACAGAGAAAGGCCGCTGTGCCTCCTTGGAGGAGATCCTGTCTCAGCGGGACACcgccccagcctgcaccctccaactGCGGGCCGAGgagcccccaccccgcacccccccccacccggggCAGCTGTCCCGGATCCAGGACCTGGTAGCAAGGAAACTGGAGAAGACTCAGGAGCTGCTGGCGGAGGTTCAGGGACTGGGAGATGGGAAGCGAAAGGCCAAGGACCCCCCTCGGTCTCCTCCCGATTCGGAGTCAGAGCAGCTGCTGCTGAAGACGGAGCGGCTGCTGGGAGAGGCGTCTTCGAATTGGAGCCAGGCGAAGAGGGTGCTGCAGGAGGTCAGGGAGCTGAGGGACCTCTACAGACAGATGGACCTGCAGACCCCCGACTCCCACCTCAGACAGACCGCCCAGCACAGTCAGTACCGGAAGAGCCTCATGTGA
- the PLEKHO1 gene encoding pleckstrin homology domain-containing family O member 1 isoform X2 produces MMKKNNSSKRDGNHQSALPDKVGWVRKFCGKGIFREIWKNRYVVLRGDQLYISEKEVKDEKNIQEVFDLSDYEKCEELRKSKSRSKKNHSKFTLAHSKQPGNTAPNLIFLAVSPEEKESWINALNSAITRAKNRILDEVTVEEDSYLAHPTRDRAKIQHSRRPPTRGHLMAVASTSTSDGMLTLDLIQEEDPSPEEPTSCAESFRVDLDKSVAQLAGSRRRADSDRIQPSSDRASGLPRPWEKPGKGATYTPQAPKKLTPTEKGRCASLEEILSQRDTAPACTLQLRAEEPPPRTPPHPGQLSRIQDLVARKLEKTQELLAEVQGLGDGKRKAKDPPRSPPDSESEQLLLKTERLLGEASSNWSQAKRVLQEVRELRDLYRQMDLQTPDSHLRQTAQHSQYRKSLM; encoded by the exons ATGATGAAGAAGAACAATTCCTCCAAGAGG GATGGAAACCACCAGTCTGCGCTGCCCGACAAGGTCGGCTGGGTCCGGAAATTCTGCGGGAAAGGCATTTTCAGGGAGATTTGGAAAAACCGCTACGTGGTGCTGAGAGGGGACCAGCTCTACATCTCCGAGAAGGAG gtgaaagatgagaaaaatatccAGGAGGTGTTTGACCTGAGTGACTATGAGAAGTGTGAAGAGCTCCGGAAATCCAAGAGCAGGAGCAAGAAAAATCATAGCAAGTTCACTCTTGCCCACTCCAAACAGCCCGGCAACACG GCACCCAACCTGATCTTCCTGGCAGTGAGTCCAGAAGAGAAGGAATCGTGGATCAATGCCCTCAACTCTGCTATCACCCGGGCCAAGAACCGCATCCTGGATGAG GTCACGGTTGAAGAGGACAGCTATCTCGCCCACCCCACCCGAGACAGGGCAAAAATCCAGCACTCCCGCCGCCCACCAACTCGGGGACACCTAATGGCCGTG GCTTCCACCTCTACCTCAGATGGGATGCTGACCTTGGACCTGATCCAGGAGGAAGACCCCTCCCCTGAGGAACCAACCTCTTGTGCTGAGAGCTTCCGGGTCGACCTGGACAAGTCAGTGGCCCAGCTCGCAGGCAGCCGGCGGAGAGCGGACTCAGACCGGATCCAGCCCTCCTCAGACCGGGCAAGCGGCCTCCCTCGGCCTTGGGAAAAGCCAGGCAAGGGGGCCACCTACACCCCCCAGGCACCTAAGAAGCTGACCCCCACAGAGAAAGGCCGCTGTGCCTCCTTGGAGGAGATCCTGTCTCAGCGGGACACcgccccagcctgcaccctccaactGCGGGCCGAGgagcccccaccccgcacccccccccacccggggCAGCTGTCCCGGATCCAGGACCTGGTAGCAAGGAAACTGGAGAAGACTCAGGAGCTGCTGGCGGAGGTTCAGGGACTGGGAGATGGGAAGCGAAAGGCCAAGGACCCCCCTCGGTCTCCTCCCGATTCGGAGTCAGAGCAGCTGCTGCTGAAGACGGAGCGGCTGCTGGGAGAGGCGTCTTCGAATTGGAGCCAGGCGAAGAGGGTGCTGCAGGAGGTCAGGGAGCTGAGGGACCTCTACAGACAGATGGACCTGCAGACCCCCGACTCCCACCTCAGACAGACCGCCCAGCACAGTCAGTACCGGAAGAGCCTCATGTGA